A part of Thiohalorhabdus sp. Cl-TMA genomic DNA contains:
- a CDS encoding PAS domain-containing sensor histidine kinase, whose amino-acid sequence MHMDSETDAQPRGEESGLFEQLFNRSPLPQLLMEPEQGGILRASPAACRLLGTPKSRVEGSLAGDLFPDAADRVADFLERAVRDTNASQRIRTGAYPPTPGVLELRGTVLHAAGQLHIHTALLDASREEELTRVLGFQESLMEHFPDAAFLKDHHGVYESCNQRFLEGLGKDIHEVVGARDHDLLPAHIADRCTATDREVLTEQRPRKTERWVRNTDGEWSLLELLKLPYRDTDGRLRGVIGLGRDITDHRHTEQRLQNSEHMLQEILGASPEGFWMGDFETLETVEVNSAFCRMLGRSREELLGARPDAWLDPEDREAFWEKANQRREHSTRHYEVRFLASDGHKVPVVANVSTYSDPDGRPAYSVAFITDVSRLRHTEKSLKRLADILEAFPGPVGICDADLNLLYHNHYAQEMLAPRDAGAASAESFFAEHSLREVLEEEALPTARREGLWTGQTVLLDKEGREIPFLLTLVAHFTREGSVERFSAIGVDISAQKEAEERERQYLEQLNRVSRLISMGELISILSHQLNQPLTSLNNYAAAGSQLLSNQGAMPSQLGEILEGVENEAQKASEILTQIRNFLKGQGPELQPLDLNRLILEIIPFICTGCTGTVPSILPELEEDLPRVEVDRVQIQEAIFNLARNGMESCMEQNPDSPGPLILTTRREGEYVEVTITDHGTGLPAGLELDALAPFFTTKEKGLGLGLWITRSIIQAHGGRLTARNNAEAEGATFQILLPVTEEPPSEESRE is encoded by the coding sequence ATGCATATGGATTCCGAAACCGACGCGCAGCCCCGGGGAGAAGAATCCGGCCTGTTCGAGCAGTTATTCAATAGGAGCCCGCTTCCCCAGCTCCTGATGGAGCCGGAGCAGGGCGGCATCCTGCGCGCCAGCCCCGCGGCCTGCCGGCTGCTCGGCACCCCGAAAAGCCGGGTGGAAGGGAGCCTGGCGGGCGACCTGTTTCCGGATGCGGCCGATCGCGTCGCCGATTTCCTGGAGCGGGCGGTCCGGGATACCAACGCCTCCCAGCGCATCCGGACCGGGGCCTATCCGCCCACCCCCGGCGTGCTGGAGCTTCGGGGTACTGTCCTGCATGCCGCTGGACAGCTCCATATCCACACCGCCCTGCTGGACGCCTCCCGGGAGGAGGAGCTGACCCGGGTGCTGGGTTTTCAGGAATCCCTCATGGAGCATTTTCCCGATGCCGCCTTCCTGAAGGACCACCACGGCGTTTACGAATCCTGCAACCAGCGCTTCCTGGAGGGGCTCGGAAAGGACATCCACGAAGTTGTGGGCGCCCGGGACCATGACCTGTTGCCCGCGCACATCGCCGACCGTTGCACCGCCACCGACCGGGAAGTGCTCACGGAGCAGCGCCCGCGGAAGACCGAGCGCTGGGTCCGGAACACCGACGGCGAATGGTCGCTGCTGGAGCTCCTGAAGCTTCCCTATCGGGACACGGACGGCCGGCTCCGCGGCGTCATCGGACTGGGCCGGGACATCACCGACCACCGCCATACGGAACAGCGCCTCCAGAACAGCGAGCATATGCTGCAGGAGATCCTGGGGGCTTCCCCCGAAGGCTTCTGGATGGGGGATTTCGAGACCCTGGAAACCGTCGAGGTAAACAGCGCCTTCTGCCGCATGCTCGGCCGGAGCCGGGAGGAGCTGCTCGGAGCCCGGCCCGACGCCTGGCTCGATCCGGAAGACCGGGAGGCCTTCTGGGAGAAGGCGAATCAGCGCCGTGAGCACAGTACCCGGCATTACGAGGTGCGCTTCCTGGCCAGTGACGGGCACAAGGTGCCGGTGGTGGCGAACGTCAGCACCTATTCCGATCCCGACGGGCGCCCCGCCTACTCGGTAGCCTTCATAACCGATGTCAGCCGCTTGCGGCATACCGAGAAGAGCCTGAAACGGCTGGCCGACATCCTGGAAGCCTTCCCCGGGCCGGTGGGGATCTGCGACGCCGACCTGAATCTCCTCTACCACAATCATTATGCGCAGGAAATGCTGGCCCCCCGCGACGCCGGGGCCGCCTCGGCGGAAAGCTTCTTCGCCGAGCACAGCCTCCGGGAGGTCCTAGAGGAGGAGGCCCTGCCCACCGCGAGACGGGAAGGCCTGTGGACCGGGCAAACGGTACTGCTGGACAAGGAAGGCCGGGAGATCCCCTTTTTGCTGACCCTGGTGGCGCACTTCACCCGGGAGGGAAGCGTGGAGCGGTTCTCCGCCATCGGGGTGGATATTTCGGCGCAGAAGGAAGCGGAGGAGCGGGAGCGTCAATACCTGGAGCAATTGAACCGGGTCAGCCGGCTGATCTCCATGGGCGAGCTGATATCCATCCTGAGCCACCAGCTCAATCAGCCGCTCACCTCCTTGAACAACTACGCAGCGGCGGGCAGCCAGCTACTCTCCAATCAGGGCGCCATGCCCTCGCAGCTGGGGGAGATCCTGGAAGGCGTGGAGAACGAAGCCCAGAAAGCCTCGGAAATCCTGACGCAGATCCGGAACTTCCTGAAGGGCCAGGGCCCCGAGCTCCAGCCCCTCGATCTCAACCGGCTCATCCTGGAGATCATTCCCTTCATCTGTACCGGCTGCACCGGGACCGTGCCATCCATCCTGCCGGAACTGGAGGAGGACCTGCCCCGCGTCGAGGTGGACCGGGTCCAGATCCAGGAGGCCATCTTCAACCTGGCCCGCAACGGCATGGAATCCTGCATGGAACAGAATCCGGACAGTCCCGGGCCCTTGATCCTGACCACCCGCCGGGAAGGGGAGTACGTGGAGGTAACCATTACCGACCACGGCACGGGCCTGCCCGCGGGCCTCGAGCTGGACGCCCTGGCGCCCTTCTTCACCACCAAGGAAAAGGGCCTTGGGCTGGGGCTCTGGATCACCCGCTCCATCATCCAGGCCCACGGCGGCCGTTTGACGGCCCGGAACAATGCCGAGGCCGAGGGGGCCACCTTTCAAATCCTCCTGCCCGTGACTGAAGAGCCTCCGTCCGAGGAATCCCGGGAATAG
- a CDS encoding alpha-D-glucose phosphate-specific phosphoglucomutase has translation MAIIEEVSTPFDDQRPGTSGLRKTVEQFSQPRYLENFIQAIFDTCTELQGGTLVLGGDGRYYSETAIDTILRMAAANGVGRVLVGREGLFSTPAVSATIRRRGAAGGILLTASHNPGGPEGDFGVKYNVANGGPAPEQVTEAIFARSREITGYRIVQAFAAVDLAREGAAEVDGMPVEVIDPVADYRALMAELFDFDALRALFRSGTFTMVFDAMHAVTGPYAKALLEEELGAPAGTVINGEPRPDFAGGHPDPNPIHARDLMERMYRHDAPDFGAASDGDGDRNMIVGRHFFVNPSDSLAVIADHLDTIPGYRGRVTGVARSMPTSRAVVRVAEARGYDHYETPTGWKFFGNLLDAGRVQLCGEESFGTSSDHVREKDGLWAVLAWLSILAGRRESVEAVVRAHWTAYGRDLYSRHDYEGLTKDQGERLMANLRDKLSGLRGTATRPGPRVSDADEFAYTDPVDGHTTSGQGFRLWFDNGARAVLRLSGTGTSGATLRAYLEKWQGDTLKHNDDVQELLADVAEAAREVAEVEAFTGRREPSLVV, from the coding sequence ATGGCCATCATCGAGGAAGTCTCCACCCCCTTCGACGACCAGCGCCCCGGAACGTCCGGGCTCCGCAAGACGGTGGAGCAGTTCTCACAGCCTCGCTATCTGGAGAACTTCATCCAGGCCATCTTCGATACCTGCACGGAGCTCCAGGGAGGTACCCTCGTCCTTGGGGGAGACGGCCGCTACTACTCCGAGACCGCCATCGACACCATTCTCCGCATGGCGGCCGCCAACGGGGTGGGGCGGGTCCTGGTGGGCCGGGAGGGGCTGTTCTCGACCCCGGCGGTTTCCGCCACCATCCGTCGCCGCGGCGCGGCGGGGGGCATCCTGCTGACCGCCAGCCACAACCCCGGCGGCCCGGAAGGGGACTTCGGGGTGAAGTACAACGTCGCCAACGGCGGTCCGGCCCCCGAGCAGGTGACCGAGGCCATTTTCGCCCGCTCCCGGGAGATAACCGGGTACCGGATCGTCCAGGCGTTCGCCGCGGTGGACTTGGCCCGGGAGGGCGCGGCGGAGGTGGACGGCATGCCGGTGGAGGTGATCGACCCGGTGGCCGACTACCGCGCGCTCATGGCGGAGCTCTTCGACTTCGACGCCCTGCGCGCCCTGTTCCGATCCGGGACCTTCACCATGGTCTTCGACGCCATGCACGCGGTTACCGGCCCCTACGCCAAGGCCCTCCTGGAGGAGGAGCTGGGCGCCCCCGCGGGTACCGTTATCAACGGCGAGCCCCGCCCCGACTTCGCCGGCGGTCACCCCGATCCGAACCCCATCCACGCGCGCGACCTGATGGAGCGCATGTACCGCCACGACGCCCCGGATTTCGGCGCCGCCTCGGACGGGGACGGCGACCGCAACATGATCGTGGGCCGGCACTTCTTCGTGAATCCCTCCGACAGTCTGGCGGTGATCGCCGACCACCTGGACACGATTCCGGGCTACCGGGGGCGGGTGACGGGCGTGGCCCGCTCCATGCCCACCAGCCGGGCGGTAGTGCGGGTAGCGGAGGCGAGGGGCTATGACCACTACGAGACCCCCACCGGCTGGAAGTTCTTCGGCAATCTGCTGGATGCCGGCCGGGTCCAGCTGTGCGGCGAGGAATCCTTCGGGACCTCCTCCGATCACGTCCGCGAGAAGGACGGTCTCTGGGCGGTCCTCGCCTGGCTGTCCATTCTGGCTGGCAGGCGGGAGTCCGTGGAGGCGGTGGTTCGCGCCCATTGGACCGCGTACGGTCGGGATCTCTACTCCCGCCACGACTACGAGGGACTGACCAAGGACCAGGGCGAGCGGCTCATGGCCAACCTGCGGGACAAGCTGTCCGGGCTCCGGGGTACGGCCACCCGGCCGGGTCCGCGCGTTTCGGACGCCGACGAGTTCGCCTACACCGATCCCGTGGACGGTCATACCACTTCCGGGCAGGGCTTCCGGCTCTGGTTCGACAACGGCGCCCGGGCGGTGCTGCGGCTTTCGGGGACGGGCACCTCAGGGGCCACCCTGCGGGCATACCTGGAAAAGTGGCAGGGGGACACGCTCAAGCACAACGATGACGTCCAGGAGCTCCTTGCCGACGTGGCCGAGGCCGCCCGGGAGGTGGCGGAAGTGGAGGCCTTCACGGGCCGGCGGGAGCCGAGCCTGGTGGTGTGA